Proteins encoded within one genomic window of Hevea brasiliensis isolate MT/VB/25A 57/8 chromosome 8, ASM3005281v1, whole genome shotgun sequence:
- the LOC110646984 gene encoding protein NLP2, with translation MDHGASALNSTFWTFSSTTSLETANTANFLEPEPFMSSVLYDPSQYSPFRVETATSLVQSESFPLEGGKSGSRWLIDPSYSVKHRLMLAVQYLKEYVEDSDVLIQIWMPTKIGGQNVLSTIDQPYSLNPNCRSLASYRNVSKTFHLTVEENSKESAGLPGRVFLGKLPEWTPDVRFFRSDECPRKSYAKMYNISGCLALPVFEQDNGICLAVVEIVTTTQKINYNLELEIVGKALEAVDLKSSQDFFPGVKACNEFYQISVPEISEILQFVCKTHGLPLAVTWAICDWQGEAEHWQFSEKYDYCISTVDSACYVADSDLLGFHEACSEQYLFLDQGIVGKAFTTNKQWFATDITSFSKANYPLSHHARMFNLRAALAIPLRSIYTGLIEFVLELFFPRDCNDIKEQKQFWDMLSIIIQQTCKSFHVIMDKELDDKVSEQMEPSDGRQNKEKIQNLVSSPSNESQEESSWTPHERDTQKKDSFAFISWDCTKEEPEDEFNVITHWENNGTDLYQEQVFSDLGQVEQSSMLKPGVERAEDFSVGQRCSLSSKRAGEKRQTKIEKTITLQILRQYFAGSLKDAAKSIGVCPTTLKRICRQHGINRWPSRKIKKVNHSLRKLQLVVNSIHGAEGLIQMDSFCKGFQELSSPNFFGKDPLSSSKICENSKRLKPQPEGGLLSLRGTDSKSQSSSSSQNSGSAIYCSNEEKQLTTNNGLNTGSSLAIEDPILELRRTYSKAELYSLNQEEPKILRHLPKAPGHSLRDGVAFRVKATYGEENVRFGFLPNWGFKDLQQEIAKRFKIDDFSRIDLKYLDIDHEPVLLTCDADLEECIDLLSFSQCSTIKISLHEVSQSNLGRSFSSRGPF, from the exons ATGGATCATGGTGCTTCTGCACTCAATTCTACATTCTGGACCTTCTCAAGCACTACCAGCTTGGAGACCGCTAATACGGCCAACTTCTTGGAGCCAGAACCCTTCATGTCTAGTGTTCTATATGACCCTTCACAATATTCTCCCTTTAGAGTGGAGACCGCCACATCATTAGTACAATCTGAAAGCTTTCCACTTGAAGGTGGCAAGTCAGGCAGCAGATGGTTAATTGATCCATCTTATTCAGTGAAACATAGATTGATGCTAGCCGTTCAATACTTGAAAGAATATGTGGAAGATAGTGATGTACTTATTCAGATATGGATGCCTACTAAGATAGGAGGTCAAAATGTGCTCAGTACTATTGACCAGCCTTACTCCCTCAATCCGAATTGCAGGAGTCTTGCAAGTTATAGAAATGTTTCAAAAACATTTCACCTCACAGTGGAGGAGAATTCAAAAGAGTCAGCTGGATTGCCTGGTCGAGTTTTCTTGGGGAAACTGCCTGAATGGACACCTGATGTTCGTTTCTTTAGGAGTGATGAGTGCCCTCGAAAAAGTTATGCCAAGATGTACAACATTAGTGGGTGTCTTGCACTGCCTGTTTTTGAGCAAGACAATGGAATTTGCTTGGCTGTTGTTGAAATCGTAACCACTACTCAAAAGATCAATTATAATCTGGAACTAGAAATAGTTGGTAAAGCTCTTGAG GCTGTTGATCTAAAGAGTTCACAAGATTTCTTCCCTGGTGTAAAG GCTTGCAATGAATTCTACCAAATTTCAGTTCCTGAGATATCAGAGATTTTACAATTTGTCTGCAAGACACACGGTTTGCCTTTAGCTGTAACATGGGCCATATGTGACTGGCAAGGAGAAGCTGAACACTGGCAATTTTCTGAGAAGTATGATTATTGTATATCCACTGTGGATTCTGCTTGCTATGTAGCTGATAGTGATCTCCTAGGATTCCATGAAGCATGCTCTGAGCAATACCTTTTTCTAGATCAGGGGATAGTTGGCAAAGCATTCACAACAAACAAGCAATGGTTTGCTACTGATATAACCTCCTTTAGCAAAGCAAATTATCCTCTCTCTCACCATGCTAGGATGTTTAATTTGCGTGCTGCTCTGGCAATTCCTCTACGAAGCATATATACTGGATTGATTGAATTTGTCTTGGAGCTATTCTTTCCAAGGGATTGCAACGATATTAAAGAGCAAAAGCAGTTCTGGGATATGTTGTCCATCATCATACAACAGACTTGCAAGAGTTTTCATGTGATTATGGACAAAGAGCTAGATGATAAAGTCAGTGAGCAAATGGAACCTTCAGATGGAAggcaaaataaagaaaaaatacagAATCTTGTGTCTTCTCCTTCTAATGAATCTCAAGAGGAATCATCCTGGACTCCCCATGAGAGGGATACTCAGAAGAAGGACAGTTTTGCTTTCATATCATGGGACTGTACAAAAGAAGAACCTGAAGATGAGTTCAATGTTATAACTCATTGGGAAAACAATGGGACGGACTTATACCAAGAGCAGGTTTTTTCAGATTTGGGGCAAGTTGAACAAAGCTCTATGCTTAAACCAGGTGTTGAGAGAGCAGAAGATTTTTCTGTTGGTCAGCGTTGCTCGTTAAGCAGCAAAAGAGCAGGCGAGAAGAGACAGACCAAGATAGAGAAGACAATCACTTTGCAAATTCTTCGACAGTATTTTGCTGGTAGCCTTAAAGATGCTGCTAAGAGTATTGGAG TATGCCCCACGACTCTAAAAAGGATATGCAGGCAACATGGTATCAACCGATGGCCTTCTCGAAAAATCAAGAAAGTTAATCACTCTTTGAGGAAACTCCAACTAGTAGTCAACTCCATCCATGGTGCAGAGGGCCTCATTCAGATGGATTCCTTTTGTAAAGGCTTCCAAGAATTGAGCTCACCAAATTTTTTTGGGAAGGATCCTTTGTCATCGTCCAAGATTTGTGAAAATTCCAAAAGATTAAAACCCCAACCAGAGGGGGGCCTGCTCAGTCTCAGAGGCACAGATTCAAAATCTCAGTCCTCTTCGAGCAGTCAGAATTCTGGTTCAGCCATCTATTGTTCCAATGAAGAAAAGCAGCTTACCACCAACAATGGCCTGAATACTGGATCTTCTTTAGCAATAGAAGACCCCATCCTGGAGCTGAGGAGAACTTATAGTAAAGCAGAACTGTATTCCCTGAATCAGGAGGAACCAAAGATTTTACGACACTTACCAAAAGCTCCTGGCCATAGTTTACGAGATGGTGTGGCCTTCAGAGTCAAAGCCACATATGGAGAAGAAAATGTACGATTCGGCTTCCTGCCAAATTGGGGTTTCAAGGACTTGCAGCAAGAGATTGCAAAGCGTTTCAAAATAGATGATTTCAGCAGAATTGATCTCAAGTATTTAGACATTGATCATGAGCCTGTTCTTTTGACCTGTGATGCTGATCTTGAGGAGTGTATAGACTTGCTTAGTTTCTCTCAATGCAGCACCATCAAAATATCTCTTCATGAAGTTTCCCAATCAAATCTAGGAAGGTCATTCAGCAGCAGAGgtccattctaa